The Papaver somniferum cultivar HN1 unplaced genomic scaffold, ASM357369v1 unplaced-scaffold_107, whole genome shotgun sequence genome includes a region encoding these proteins:
- the LOC113328290 gene encoding peroxiredoxin Q, chloroplastic-like produces MASLTLLNHSLHSSSLPKTVLNTKTFPQYLSSSSSSSRSQFYGLKLSSSSVSFPSTSLKKFSISAKVEKGSVPPAFTLKDQDNKNVSLSKFKGKPVVLYFYPADESPGCTKQACAFRDSYEKFKKAGAQVVGISGDSPESHKEFAKKYRLPYTLLSDEGNKVRKEWGIPSDLFGALAGRQTYVLDKNLVVQYVYNNQFQPEKHIDETLKILQSL; encoded by the exons ATGGCTTCTCTAACTCTTCTTAACCACTCACTACATTCTTCTTCATTGCCAAAAACAGTTCTGAACACCAAAACATTTCCACAATatctctcatcatcatcatcatcatcacgttCTCAGTTTTATGGTCttaaactttcttcttcttccgtgTCTTTCCCATCTACTTCTTTAAAGAAGTTCTCCATTTCTGCTAAG GTTGAGAAAGGTTCAGTTCCTCCTGCATTCACTTTGAAGGATCAAGATAACAAGAATGTTAGTCTTTCGAAGTTCAAAGGAAAGCCAGTTGTGCTTTATTTCTATCCTGCAGATGAATCTCCAGGATGCACTAAACAA GCCTGTGCCTTTAGGGACTCGTATGAGAAGTTCAAGAAAGCAGGAGCTCAAGTTGTAGGGATTAGTGGTGATAGTCCTGAGTCTCATAAG GAATTTGCTAAGAAATACAGGCTTCCATATACACTACTAAGTGATGAGGGTAACAAGGTGAGGAAAGAGTGGGGAATACCATCTGATCTATTCGGAGCATTGGCTGGAAGACAGACTTATGTTCTTGACAAAAACCTTGTGGTTCAATACGTCTATAACAATCAGTTCCAACCTGAGAAGCACATCGACGAGACATTGAAGATACTGCAAAGCTTATAA
- the LOC113328426 gene encoding peroxiredoxin Q, chloroplastic-like, whose translation MASLTLLNHSLSSSSFPITKTLNTKTPFSQCLISSSSSNSQFYGLKLSSSSSVTFPSTSSKKFSISAKVNKGSVPPAFTLKDQDNKPVSLSKFKGKPVVLYFYPADETPGCTKQACAFRDSYEKFKKAGAQVVGISGDSPDSHKAFAKKFRLPYTLLSDEGNKIRKEWGVPSDLFGTLPGRQTYVLDKNLTVQYIYNNQFQPEKHIDETLKILQSL comes from the exons ATGGCTTCTCTCACTCTCCTTAACCACTCATTATCCTCTTCTTCATTCCCAATTACAAAAACCCTTAACACCAAAACCCCCTTTTCACAATGTCTGATATCATCTTCGTCATCAAATTCTCAGTTTTATGGTCTTaaactttcctcttcatcttctgtTACCTTCCCATCTACTTCTTCAAAGAAGTTCTCCATTTCTGCTAAG GTTAACAAAGGTTCAGTTCCTCCTGCATTTACTTTGAAAGATCAAGACAACAAACCTGTTAGTCTTTCTAAGTTCAAAGGAAAGCcagttgtcctttatttttaccCAGCTGATGAGACTCCAGGTTGCACTAAGCAG GCCTGTGCATTTAGGGACTCTTACGAGAAGTTCAAGAAAGCGGGAGCTCAAGTTGTAGGAATCAGTGGTGATAGTCCTGACTCACATAAG GCATTTGCTAAGAAATTCAGGCTTCCATACACATTATTAAGTGATGAGGGTAACAAGATCAGGAAAGAATGGGGAGTACCATCTGATCTATTCGGAACATTACCTGGAAGACAGACTTACGTTCTTGACAAAAACCTTACAGTTCAGTACATCTATAACAATCAGTTCCAACCTGAGAAGCACATCGACGAGACATTGAAGATACTACAAAGCCTATGA